CTTCCGCCCGGGCGACGAGGTGTTCGCGGTGCTCAAGCAGGGCGGCTTCGCCGAGTACGTGTGCGTCCCGGAAGCCGAGCTCGCGCCCAAGCCGAAGAACCTGTCGTACGAGCAGGCGGCGGCGGTTCCCCTGGCGGCCAACACCGCCCTGCTGGGCCTGCGCGACGAGGGTCGGATCCAGGCCGGGCAGAAGGTGCTCGTCAACGGGGCTTCGGGAGGCGTGGGCACGTTCGCCGTGCAACTCGCCCGGGCGTTCGGCGCGGAGGTCACCGGCGTGTGCGGCACGCGGAACGTGGACCTGATCCGCTCGATCGGCGCACATGAGGCCGTCGACTACACCACGTCCGACTTCACCAGGAACGGCCGGCGCTACGACCTCCTGCTCGACATCGCGGGAAGCCGCTCGATGCCGGCCTGCCGGCGGGCGCTGACGCCCAAGGGGACCCTCGTCCTCGCCGGCGGGCCCGCGGGCCGATGGCTGCAACCCGTCGGCCAGATGTTCTCGGCGCTCGCGATGTCGCCTTTCGTGTCACAGCGGGCGGCGCTGGTGGACGCGGTCCGGTGCACGGAGAACAAGCGGAACCTGATGACGCTGACCGAGCTCATCGAGGACGGAAAGATCACTCCGGTCATCGACCGGTGTTACCCGTTCGAGGAGCTTCCCGCCGCCGTGCGATATCAGGAGCAGGGACACGCCTCGGGAAAGGTCGTCATAGCTTTCTAGGCTTGCTTCCAGGACACGGCCCTGCTGTCTGGGACACGGCCCTGCTTGCTGGGGCACGGCCCTGCTCTCCGGGACACGGCCCTGCTTTTCCTGCTTTCCGGGACACCGGACGTGAAGGTGACCCGAAGGAACGCGCTACGCCGGGACGAGGAGGCCGCTCATGGAGACGCCGCTCAGTCGTTTGACCTCGTGGGAGAGGTGGGCCTGGTCGGTGTAGCCGCTCTCGACGGCCACCGTCGCCAGCGGCACCCCCGACCGCGCCAACCGGAGCGCCCGCTGGAACCGCACGATCCGTTGCAGGGTCTTCGGCGAGTACCCGAAAGCCGCCACGGCCCTCCTGTGCAGGTGACGCTCGCTCAACCCCAGATCCCACGCCACCTCCCGCACCGACGCCCCACCCCGCAGGGCCGCGGCGATCGCCGGTGCGGCGGGATCCGGTGCGGGGCTCCTGCGCAGCCGTTCGGTCAGGGAGGCGAGCGTCAGATCCTCGGGCAGCCCCAGATCCGCGAAAGGAACGCGCTCGTCGCGGAGTTCGTCGGCCGGCACGCCGAGCAGCCCGCCCAGCGCTCCGGGCCGGAACCTGATGCCCCTGTACACGTCGCCCGCGCGCATGCGCACCGGCACCGGGCCGGTGTCGGGGCCCGCGACGTGGGGACCGCCGGGACCCCAGATCAGGTCGACGCAGGCGTCGGGCACCACGAGCTGGGTGCCCTCCTCCGCGCAGTCCTGCTCCCACAGGCAGGCCACCCGATCGGCGAGGGCCGCGCCCGGGCTCCATTCCGCGTACATGCCTTCCACGCTACGACCCGTCACCGACACTTCCGCCGTCCCGCCGCGAGAGCAGGTGGTGGGTCCACGTGACGGCGGCGCGCCGGAGTCCTGCCGGAGCACGCGTGATGGACGGACGTCAGCCACGTGACCGCGGTGGGCTCTCGGGTGCTTGCCGTACGGGAGACTACGGAGAGGTTGTCGTGCGAGCGGATGGTTCGCCGGAGATGAGGGCGGCGGCCCAGCGGGCGCTGGGGTCGCTGTCGATCAGGATGGCCCGCGCGAGCAGGCTGAGCGGGATCGCGAGCACCGCGCCGAGCGGCCCCAGGACGAACGTCCACACGATGAGCGACACCAGTGTCATCGTGGTCGTGAGCCCCACCGCGTCGCCGAGGAACTTCGGCAGGATGAACGACTGGAACACCACGTTGATGGCGCAGTAGGCGGCGATGACCAGGAGCATCTGCCGCACACCACCATCGAGCAG
This window of the Nonomuraea africana genome carries:
- a CDS encoding NAD(P)-dependent alcohol dehydrogenase, translating into MKAFVLRSYGSPDVFALTDVDRPVPRDDEVLVRVRATSVNPYDWHNMRGEPYIARLMGGGFGLRTPKISILGADVAGEVEAVGRDVTGFRPGDEVFAVLKQGGFAEYVCVPEAELAPKPKNLSYEQAAAVPLAANTALLGLRDEGRIQAGQKVLVNGASGGVGTFAVQLARAFGAEVTGVCGTRNVDLIRSIGAHEAVDYTTSDFTRNGRRYDLLLDIAGSRSMPACRRALTPKGTLVLAGGPAGRWLQPVGQMFSALAMSPFVSQRAALVDAVRCTENKRNLMTLTELIEDGKITPVIDRCYPFEELPAAVRYQEQGHASGKVVIAF
- a CDS encoding helix-turn-helix transcriptional regulator, with product MYAEWSPGAALADRVACLWEQDCAEEGTQLVVPDACVDLIWGPGGPHVAGPDTGPVPVRMRAGDVYRGIRFRPGALGGLLGVPADELRDERVPFADLGLPEDLTLASLTERLRRSPAPDPAAPAIAAALRGGASVREVAWDLGLSERHLHRRAVAAFGYSPKTLQRIVRFQRALRLARSGVPLATVAVESGYTDQAHLSHEVKRLSGVSMSGLLVPA
- a CDS encoding AI-2E family transporter gives rise to the protein MVVLLLAMSLDAPVTAKILASDREHRPALVSALATFAGKTRRYLLVSTVFGIICAAFDVAALALLGVPLPLLWGVLALITTYIPNIGFVLGLLPPAMLALLDGGVRQMLLVIAAYCAINVVFQSFILPKFLGDAVGLTTTMTLVSLIVWTFVLGPLGAVLAIPLSLLARAILIDSDPSARWAAALISGEPSARTTTSP